A portion of the Candida dubliniensis CD36 chromosome R, complete sequence genome contains these proteins:
- a CDS encoding anaphase-promoting complex subunit, putative (Similar to S. cerevisiae APC11), which translates to MKVEIVEWKSYCTWHWDLASSDGHGYVEELCGICRVSFDGTCPNCKYPGNQCPVVLGSGCTHNFHLHCILKWLEQEASKGLCPMCRQIFTFKEQKKQAPEELAKLKKLIDGHKVMRERPEQTDQEFEEYVPETIG; encoded by the coding sequence ATGAAAGTGGAAATAGTTGAATGGAAAAGTTATTGTACGTGGCACTGGGACCTTGCATCGTCTGATGGGCATGGATACGTTGAAGAGTTGTGTGGTATATGTCGTGTTTCATTTGATGGAACGTGTCCTAATTGTAAATACCCAGGGAATCAGTGTCCTGTTGTGTTGGGATCAGGGTGCACACATAATTTCCACTTGCACTGTATATTGAAATGGTTAGAACAGGAAGCATCGAAGGGGTTATGTCCAATGTGCAGACAGATATTTACCTTTAAAGAACAGAAGAAGCAAGCACCAGAAGAGTTGgcaaaattaaagaaattgattgatggGCATAAGGTTATGAGAGAACGGCCAGAGCAGACTGATCAAGAGTTTGAGGA
- a CDS encoding biotin: apoprotein ligase, [includes: biotin-[methylmalonyl-coa-carboxytransferase] ligase (ec 6.3.4.9); biotin-[propionyl-coa-carboxylase [atp-hydrolyzing]] ligase (ec 6.3.4.10) (holocarboxylase synthetase) (hcs); biotin-[methylcrotonoyl-coa-carboxylase] ligase (ec 6.3.4.11); biotin-[acetyl-coa-carboxylase] ligase (ec 6.3.4.15)], putative (Similar to S. cerevisiae BPL1;~multi-activity enzyme), protein MNVLVYSGPGTTTEGVKHCLETLRLHLASYYAVLPVNETVLLNEPWMRKTSLLVIPGGADLPYCKVLDGKGTTKISKYVKQGGRFLGFCAGGYFGAARCEFEVGSPTMEVTGPRELGFFPGTAKGCAFKGFKYESRAGARAVKLMVNTAALPGCPNHVYNYYDGGAVFINAEKYKDVEILARYEDKTDVEDAEKAAVVYRKVGKGHVILSGTHPEFASHLLDPRDEDGSGYASVVETLKEHEHNKKVFMRDCLKKLGLRVAESVDTAIPRVTPMYVVSPFKDKVRDMYSNLTSKLELGDEPFQDNNDIFYFADETQEAGEYVGKAKYINFLTSAGIPDSKMVPYFNIQKYFDNLQVLSGGGEIKFGGILGYAEVITSTNTIMDKNPQWLEHLPNGFTITATTQIAGRGRGGNVWVNPRGVLATSVLFKVPPSPSSSSTVVTLQYLCGLALIESILGYGSHVSGQGVGYEDMPLRLKWPNDIFIMKPEYFKSLDAKNDISATVDGVDEKFVKVSGALINSQFINKTFYLVWGGGVNVSNPAPTTSLNLVLEKLNEIRREKGLSPLPPYEPEVLLAKLMFTIDQFYSVFEKSGLQPFLPLYYKRWFHTNQKVEVDNGSGKQRTCIIKGITPDYGLLIAEDVETHKVLHLQPDGNSFDIFRGLVYKKN, encoded by the coding sequence ATGAATGTTCTAGTATATTCTGGCCCCGGCACTACAACCGAAGGTGTAAAACATTGTTTGGAGACATTGCGACTCCATTTGGCGTCGTATTACGCTGTCCTTCCTGTTAACGAGACGGTGTTGTTGAATGAGCCATGGATGAGGAAAACGTCTTTGTTAGTTATACCAGGAGGGGCGGATTTGCCGTACTGCAAAGTGCTTGATGGGAAAGGCACCACCAAAATTTCGAAATATGTCAAGCAAGGAGGGAGATTTTTAGGGTTTTGTGCTGGTGGGTATTTTGGGGCTGCCCGATGTGAGTTTGAGGTTGGCAGTCCAACGATGGAGGTGACTGGACCACGAGAACTTGGGTTTTTCCCTGGAACGGCCAAAGGGTGTGCATTCAAAGGTTTCAAGTATGAGCTGCGTGCTGGTGCAAGAGCGGTGAAGTTGATGGTCAATACTGCTGCGTTGCCTGGGTGTCCCAACCATGTTTACAACTATTACGATGGTGGGGCTGTTTTTATCAATGCTGAGAAGTATAAAGACGTCGAAATCTTGGCACGGTACGAGGACAAAACTGATGTTGAGGATGCAGAGAAGGCTGCTGTTGTGTACAGAAAGGTCGGTAAGGGGCACGTTATTTTGAGTGGCACTCACCCTGAGTTCGCCTCTCACTTGTTGGATCCGCGAGATGAAGATGGTTCTGGGTATGCCTCGGTGGTTGAAACACTCAAGGAACACGAACACAACAAGAAAGTATTTATGAGGGATTGcttgaaaaaattggggTTGCGAGTTGCCGAGAGTGTTGATACAGCCATTCCGAGGGTTACGCCGATGTATGTTGTGTCTCCGTTTAAGGACAAGGTGAGGGATATGTACCTGAATTTGACCAGCAAATTGGAACTTGGTGATGAGCCGTTTCAGGATAACAAcgatattttttattttgctGACGAAACCCAGGAGGCCGGTGAGTATGTTGGTAAAGCCAAGTATATCAACTTCCTAACTCTGGCCGGTATACCAGACCTGAAAATGGTCCCCTATTTTAATATCCAGAAgtattttgataatttgcAGGTATTGTCGGGGGGAGGCGAGATCAAGTTTGGCGGGATTTTGGGTTACGCTGAGGTTATCACGTCTACCAACACGATAATGGATAAGAATCCGCAATGGTTGGAGCATCTTCCGAATGGGTTCACCATTACTGCAACCACGCAAATTGCTGGTCGAGGTCGTGGGGGTAATGTGTGGGTCAACCCTAGAGGTGTTCTTGCTACGTCGGTGCTTTTCAAGGTGCCACCTTCGCCCTCGTCCTCGTCAACGGTGGTTACGTTGCAGTATTTATGTGGGTTGGCGTTAATTGAGTCGATCTTGGGCTATGGAAGCCATGTTTCCGGACAAGGAGTTGGGTATGAGGATATGCCATTGAGACTAAAATGGCCCAAcgatatttttattatgaAGCCCGAGTATTTCAAGTCGTTGGACGCCAAGAATGATATAAGTGCAACTGTTGATGGTGTCGATGAGAAGTTTGTTAAGGTTTCGGGAGCGTTGATCAACTCGCagtttatcaacaaaaccTTCTACTTGGTATGGGGAGGCGGGGTTAATGTATCGAACCCAGCACCCACAACGTCGTTAAACTTGGTTTTAGAGAAGTTGAATGAGATCAGACGTGAAAAGGGGTTGTCACCATTGCCGCCATACGAGCCAGAGGTGTTACTTGCAAAGCTTATGTTTACCATTGACCAGTTTTATTCTGTGTTTGAAAAGTCAGGATTGCAGCCGTTTTTGCCTTTATATTATAAGCGGTGGTTCCATACTAACCAGAAAGTAGAGGTTGATAATGGTAGCGGGAAACAAAGAACGTGTATTATTAAGGGTATCACCCCAGATTATGGATTGCTTATTGCTGAAGATGTAGAGACGCACAAAGTGTTGCATTTACAACCTGATGGAAATTCGTTTGACATATTTAGAGGTTTAGTATATAAGAAGAATTAA
- a CDS encoding nucleolar protein, putative (Similar to S. cerevisiae PIH1), with the protein MIHESSSTMSLIEEQESITLHPKPGFVIKTKILESKDVSRTLTKVFINVCHSPDVPKPDVDFDPQIVFPLIIDNEWEIPIILSKEKESKDKKGFPSLVYDCCINSKCFQWCQISKDLKSILIEWCIESIELVYSLTLEREYSTPKMLAKGELSNTVVTKKELLGSVLKDRLKELQQNETLGLIKEMESEDDELPDLMNINKRSTKPLIEEVSHQTKPAPPKAIKELNYAVSFKKIAHPNFNLAVIVACDDKLDTSFEVTYSSESSTILISGIKFASGNSLEIPVSPDITVTNTKCFEVHNTMYIFI; encoded by the coding sequence ATGATTCATGAGTCTTCCTCAACAATGTCGTTGATTGAAGAGCAAGAAAGCATCACCTTACACCCCAAACCGGGGTTTGTGattaaaaccaaaatcTTGGAATCCAAAGACGTATCTCGAACATTGACCAAGGTATTTATCAATGTGTGCCATTCCCCCGATGTACCCAAGCCAGATGTCGATTTCGATCCACAGATCGTGTTCCCATTGATCATTGACAACGAATGGGAAATACCCATTATCCTatccaaagaaaaagagtCCAAGGATAAAAAGGGGTTTCCGTCTTTGGTATACGATTGTTGCATAAACTCCAAGTGCTTCCAATGGTGTCAAATTAGCAAAGACCTAAAGTCTATTCTTATTGAATGGTGTATTGAATCGATTGAATTGGTATACTCACTCACACTAGAACGGGAGTACTCAACCCCGAAAATGCTAGCAAAGGGCGAACTTTCCAATACAGTAGTCACCAAAAAGGAACTTTTAGGGTCTGTGCTAAAAGACAGACTCAAAGAACTACAACAAAATGAAACTTTAGGATTGATTAAAGAAATGGAACTGGAGGACGATGAATTGCCAGatttaatgaatataaaCAAACGCTCCACAAAGCCATTAATAGAGGAAGTGAGCcaccaaaccaaaccagCACCACCAAAAGCCATAAAAGAACTCAACTATGCAGTTCTGTTCAAAAAAATCGCACACCCAAACTTCAATCTAGCAGTGATTGTTGCTTGTGACGACAAACTCGACACCTCGTTTGAAGTCACATATTCTTCGGAATCCTCCACTATCCTCATTAGCGGCATAAAATTCGCTTCTGGAAACAGCTTGGAAATCCCAGTATCCCCTGACATTACTGTAACCAACACAAAGTGCTTTGAAGTTCACAACACAAtgtatatttttatatag